CTGGCCATGATCGTCTGCGTCACCGCCTCCGGCGCGTTGGGCTGTTCTTCGGCGAGCAAGCGGCCCGCCCCGGCGCCGACCTTGTCCGAGCCGGTCTTCCAGGCCCCGCCCGCGGCGGAGAACCCGGGCTCCATCTTCAGCCAGTCCCAGGCCGGGTTCCTCTTCGAGGACAACCGGGCCAGGCACATCGGCGACATCGTCATGGTCAACATCGTGGAGAACTCCCGGGGCAAGAATAAGGCCGAGACCAAGTCCGACAAGGATTCCACCGTGGACATCGGTGTGGAGAACTATTTCGGGAACCGGACCTTCGACGGTTCCCTCACCGGACAACTCGGCGGCCCCAATTTCGGCTTGGTGGGCAACACCGGCCAGAACGCCATGGTCAAGGCCGGGACCAGCAACAAGTTCAAGGCCAAGGGCGAGACCAAGCGCGAGTCCGACGTCAGCGCCTCCA
Above is a genomic segment from Desulfolutivibrio sulfodismutans DSM 3696 containing:
- a CDS encoding flagellar basal body L-ring protein FlgH, which encodes MNRTAILAMIVCVTASGALGCSSASKRPAPAPTLSEPVFQAPPAAENPGSIFSQSQAGFLFEDNRARHIGDIVMVNIVENSRGKNKAETKSDKDSTVDIGVENYFGNRTFDGSLTGQLGGPNFGLVGNTGQNAMVKAGTSNKFKAKGETKRESDVSASIGCRVVAILPGGVMQVEGARETKVNDENQIIVVRGLVRPTDIDPDNSVESTALADCKIEYYGEGVLADRQKPGWLSRILDNVWPF